The Papaver somniferum cultivar HN1 chromosome 6, ASM357369v1, whole genome shotgun sequence genome segment TCGTCGTTCGTCGGTTGTTTCGACGACCATCATATAATTTCACCTCGAGGGCGAGATATGTCAGCTTTTCGTTTGACAGAAGGAATTTTACTCCCAAGTCTGTGAACGTACGGTTTACAGTTCTCTAGTCTCATTGGACAAACGTAGACTTTGACCATCTTGATTTGTCTTTATAATGTAGACATCTTACAAGGATAACAAAATCGTTAAGTGGCTATATCTACTGCTTAAGATCATACTTGTCTGGAATATAACCAATACTTACCACGGAAGAAAAACAATTTTCATAACCTGGTGCTAAACTAGAATTATCAAATTTAATCAGCATCATAATCATATTATAAGTGTCACCATACCAGTTTTATTCGTATATATGGAGTCCTCCTCTAAATTAACAcggtacatatatatatatatctcaatcATGCATGGTTTACTAATCAGAATCGTTCGAAGTTCAAAAAGAGACCTAATAAGGCATTCTTTCTACTACTGCTACTTCTACATATAAATTGCATATCGCATACTATCATTTATCATGATATTATTCATCTCGGACATCCTACCAAATTCACCGGACATCACCCATGCACCATCAACACCATTGGCTTGAGGATAATAAGATACTGCACCGGACAAAATAGCGAACGGAGCCTTGATGATGCCATATAAGATCGATGAAAACCCATTTAGTTGATGATGACGCCGTCTTCTATCAACTTCGTTATCCAACATGGGTACTTCAGTTATGTTTCCatttctaatcatgttttcatcacCAACCCGTGAACTCTTCCTCAAGTTCTTGAAATTTCTTCTTATCGACGATATGATGTGCCTCATATCTTAACTCTCGTGGTGATCAAGATGGTTTATAGATTCTGATGCCCAAAAACTATCTGCTAACCTTTCCGAAGTTCAACTGAAGGAGCCATGCATGGATTGGAATCAAGCTAGGTAGAAGGGGTAAGCGGTTAAGAACAAGGTTTTAAATGTCATGTTCTCTAGTTCCTCTCCATCTAGCTCTCTATATATAGAGACGTATATAGGATTTTGATAGTGTCAATCTTTGGTGGTGATGGTGTTTATCACAAAGAAAtaacttttggacatttttgtttttctttaagaTTGTAGGGTCATGAGTTAAAGGTGGTAGTAGTAGTGTAGGTTACCCAATAATTAGACCTAATTTTCTCTTAAAGTGAAAGAAAAAAGATATTGATGGAGTTATGTGAAAAAAGCATCTCTACTAATATAGGGAGAATAATCTAATAccaaaatttggatggataatATGGTTATTGAGTGGTCATCACTATGTTTTTTTTGTACATAGAATACTACCGATTTGTAGTTCAATGGTTGTTGGGGTTTGAAGATATTTGTAATAGACAACAAGAATTTCTAGGTCATTTTTATATAATCTTGTTCatccaaagtaattgttaatgtttgtgttgGATTAGATTTGGGAACATAAAAAATGGAATCTAACATTGTATGGTTGATGAACACCATAGTATATGGTATTTTTTGgtagaagaaaacaaagaatggATACGAACATGTTACTAGTCAAACTCAAAGAAATATGATGGGACAATTTCAAAATACAGTAGCTCTAACATTTTTAGGACCATTACTGCAAGAAAGATTCGGATGTTTGTCCatgtttgtttttgatttttgatcttGGTTTTCTTATTGACGAAGCAATAACTTgagagattgatttttttttttttttgtctcttttcgaaaagtgagagactgatttaaattttttatttttggtaagcAGATATCTATTGACAAAAGATAATTAGGGCTTAACAAATCCGGGTAACCTTTCCCCATTAAGTCTTTTAACAAACCAACAACATAAGAAGGCGTACCTCCAATCCAAAAACCTTTATTGATACATGTAAATTATTACCCCTTAATAGGGAGTCCCTAAAGGAGTGCCAAATCCAACATAAACAAAGGAGATTTGGGGGATTAAAACCCAAATCCACTAAGAAGTATCTACAATGAGAAAAGGATAAGGAGGAAATTAAAGGAGAAGACGGAGGTTGTATTACAGAAGGAGTGACATTCGTGGTAATTAatgaggtttaggacatgtggcatgatgtcataaaagtaGAGGTGTAAAATGTGCCGGCCCGGTACAACCCGACACACTAAGTCGCGTGTTTCACGTGCCATGTGCTGTGCTGGGctgtgccaacgatttaaacgtgttgtgtcgtgctgtgctttactagtcaaaagctaggcacaTCACAGCCCACAGGCACAACACGTGACATGGTGTGTCGTGCTGTGTCGTGCTGGTGCACGTGCTATAAACAATTTGAGATCACTTAATGgtatacattaagtcggacattatcaTGATATCCAAATAGACAATATGTgaattaatgttctagtcaaGTATATATGGGTAatgacattataacaacgatagttccaaatatttaggtattatatgtgttgttataaaaataagtcgGTATAAAAGGTCAAAAACTAGATAGAACAGTAAATCTTTtgtaaaatatacacaaaatgtgatatATTATACCTTGTTATATTATATATTTGTGCATGCTacgacgtgctttcttaacgtgttgtgctggGCTGGACTACGTGCTAATCCGTGCCGCGTGTTGTGTTGGGCTACTGTGCCCATTAGTCAAACCCAACACGTCCCATTTAActaacgtgttgtgccgtgctggcCTAAGTCACGTGCTGGGATGTACTGGGCTTAATTTTTAGCGTGATGTGCTgggctgtgctcgtgctggcacatcccaatttacacctctacataaaagaaagggcttttgggaaagtctataaaaggaggtaCATAGTACAATGGAAAGTAAGATCTCTCTGATACTATTCCTAGAAAGTTGAGTTAtttggtgtagctaggacgggtagaaccaaaatcATATTAACCCcccaacatttggcgaccacacccagAGGCTCGTGCCTAGCGCATCATGACACACCCAGGAAGCACCAGCTCAATCGCGCTAAGAAAACAAGCGGCGAATCAGCCCACTGATTTCGACCAGGTAGTAATggaagaagaaaacgaagataGCGAAAAGGAAGTGCTAGCACAAGGCGCAGACAAACAACTGATAGTACATGCACCCAGAATAAAGATGGTGTAATATTTCCTTGTTACTatgaaaccgatgatggtttagaggaacgagtttatatTGCGAGTGGTGTTTTCGAGTTTAACGACTCAATGATAATAGTCTCTGACGAAGATGATAATATGAGTAAATGCAAACCACCTGATTACAATCTAGATGAAATAAATAACCATTTTCTTAAatctgataatttagaaattaagTAAATTATGGCTAATTTTTCCAAGGACATTGACAACTTTAGGTTTGGGGTGAATATCATTCTCCTCGTGGTTTACCTTTCACTCTTAGAAAAACATCTGATAAATGCATAACTTACATGATTTTAGTGTCAAATCCATCCCAACATTTGTTATAATTCTTGCATTCTACCTTGTTATTACCcatgttttcttttatttatttatattaggtgaatcatcccaaTAAGAGTGAAATCCTCTACAAAAGAGCTAAGAAGTGAAGtactccaagtatccaagtgtctAAATCTAAGAAAAGAGTACATTGCGACATAAAATGGACAAAGAGGTCAAGTTCCACAAAAGAAAAGGGGCCAACACCAAATTAAACTCTTTTAAATCAATAATTTTAAAGCTCGagattgaagagaattgaaatacgaaggcaacacaaaaagaatgaggtcattccgaattcggacgaagaagttacgagttAAATAGTGAAACCAAGTTGGATTTGGTTTATGTTGGGCCTTATAGGACCCGCGGGAAAAGAAATAGGAGGGATGCGTTTTGGACTTGCTATGGACGTGAAAATTAGGGCTTTTGATTGATTCTAAGGAGGTTAAGTATTCTAATCGGATAAGGATCAAGAGGAGGTGAAAATACTTGATAGTTATCAGGTTTCCTAGTTGTTACAAAAGCCTATATAAAGTGAGACTAGATATAACTTTCACACACAATTTTCTATATAACACGGGGAGGAAAAAAGAGGCTAGCACAGAGGATTAGGGTTCTCTCATTACGGGGAAAAATCGTGGTtactttattgttttcttttcttcttatttatatattttcatggattttaagaATCTCATGCGTAgctgatttttattgattagggATGAATTTTATGTTCTGGTACTGAATATACAATTTATTTGGAATTTTAGTCATTAATCGGTTGTCTTTCATATATCTAATGTTTATGGGTAATTCTTAGAttgtttatgttagagcatagctcggttgaacccaccaagcgctggtatttcaagtttggttgtcatattttagtgagccataactcatttaagagtcgcttgattatgtactagagtcaacttcgtataggttagcttgaagtattaggatatgagacattacaagtattgtgaagacttgaagaagtgtagaagtaaggagctacaacgacaacatcatccttccacttgaggttagtgatatttgacttgaaatgtttctttccctaacgtatctttcaagtcgtacatattgaaaacaaaaccccgaagcatgaatgattatactctagttatacatagtattaaggaatacaatacgaggtttattgcttagccattaaactttgtagataagacatcgacataatcgtttcaatactattgtgattatgtatgggtataaggtgaagatttcatcctaggaaacaatgttttacatttgttttaaggaagtaaattcatgaacttgttttgtgaatcgaaagagaaatcgccatgcattattggtattgttattcattgcgtatCTTTTGAACttacaatatgtgtgattagtataaccgttcatgagttgtttatgttcttggtaaaactattcacaaaggcctgacatttgtattagtatgacttttattagtgaaaccgatcttaaataatcacctgagatggtgtgatcgatttagtgttattggtatgaccgactctgggtaaaggggaaccgatcctagtaagaggtacaacccatcacaaaggggaatcgatccttgtatgaggtgcatcaagtttttagcagaaaggggagccgatcttatggacatgtgcaacacatttttaggcaaaggggaaccgatcctatggacatgtgcaacaagtacaagttagataccatatatatgtggggaaccaatcctagtacctagtcaaccgaattttggtaactagcgtgactatgcaaagtactcacatggaggtagaaccgaaacttgttttggtagaacctggAAACCCATGTtcggtgattgagtgttcttgatcaatcacgtagatcttgaaagtcagatgaaccaattctaaacttgtttggaagtgtggcaaatcggtttca includes the following:
- the LOC113288093 gene encoding uncharacterized protein LOC113288093; the encoded protein is MRHIISSIRRNFKNLRKSSRVGDENMIRNGNITEVPMLDNEVDRRRRHHQLNGFSSILYGIIKAPFAILSGAVSYYPQANGVDGAWVMSGEFGRMSEMNNIMINDSMRYAIYM